Below is a genomic region from Xiphophorus couchianus chromosome 9, X_couchianus-1.0, whole genome shotgun sequence.
ATTCAGGGTATAATCAAGCAAGAGAACTGTTGCattgcttattaaaaaaaaatagtaataaagcCAGAATGCAGTTCCTCATCCCCCGAGGTCGTGTTACctcagagaaaacacacacgAGTTTACGGGCCACTTGGAATTGCTCCGCTATTTGTTCAATGTCTTTTTCTGGTCACTGAGTCTCACTGACAGGTACAGAGATGAGCCATGTTGAACTGAATTAGTCTAGACGTCTGTAGtcctctgttttctgtctccatcAGAGTCAATCCAGTGTCAAAAGCCTTGCAGGAACGGAGGAGTGTGTGTGGGCCTTAACCGATGCCGCTGTGCCAAAGGATTCACTGGCGGTCTCTGTGAAACAGGTTTGCCAATAACTTTCAAATCCATATGCATGGGCGGCCAAAGTTATGAGGAGAATACTAAATCAACTGTATCTAATTGGTTCCTTGGatctatttcattttaaaacgttcacagttttaatttaacaatGAATTAGAAATCACTTTATGCTATAGCCATATTGAAATAGGATCACATTTGCTTGATCTGTGGTCTGCAGTGCTGAAGCTGCAAGTGGCTCTTTGGTTCACTTAATGTgttgaaaaatgaaatattgcACTGTCTTGTTTGTTTCGTTCATTTACTTTGTCCCCACCATAAAAAGAAGACACTGGTCCAACCCTATTAAATTTGGTCTAGACTGTTGATGGATACAAaggaaaaacagatgttttctcTTAGTAATACTGTGGGATGTCACTGTAGCTGTAACAACACGATGTGTCCCACCTTGTCAACATGGAGCCACCTGCAGCCCGCACAACACCTGTACCTGTCCAGAAGGCACCGCAGGCCTGCGCTGTGAGAGACTGTAAGtgtaaaaatgaacataatCTAACATGCGTAGAAAATCTAACATCAGCTTTCCTTcaagttcctgtttttctggcTAGTCAGCATCAAGTACTCAGATTTGATAATGACATACGAGTCTCATTGTGAATAAAATATTGACTAGCTAGTTTGTTTTTACCAGGATTCAACAGTATGAATGTGGTGAACATTTagacttttatattttaacatatcaAGTCAGAGAtcaaaaatctgagaagttAGAAGTGATTTTCAAGTAAATACATGTATGTTTTGTATAAAACATTGTAGATTGTTGCTGTACTAAATAATAAGTTCTAAAGTTGTGAGTTTTGGCTTCTCCACATAGTCCTGCTTAATGACAAAGATTTGGTGACTTTATGAAGTGAGGATGAATAATTGCTCTGCTGCTTGCAGTAGATACTCTAATAAATAATCTGTGTGTCGTAGGACATGTCCTGTGGTCACCACGGTGGTCAGCACAGCCCGTGCTGTGAGGAAAGCTGTTAGGGAGAGCTATGTTGACCGCTGTGGACCCCTGGGAGTTCAGCTTTGCACTAAATACAGGTCAGTTGCCACTCAGGTGTGCTTTATGTTATTCTGgaaataagatgtttttaaagaaataaacatgttatgtAAGTCTTTTTAGAGTTCTTTTTTTAGTACAAAGcaaatctgtgtgtgtgagttgaaaggaaacatttttaaacaatgttagATTCAAATCAGAATGAAAGCATCCACAGTGCTGTGGCCTTTTCTGCCCTGTGATTATGTTTGCAGGATGAACCAGGCTCGTGTGTACCTGCAGGCCTACAGGGTTGGCTACAAACTCCAGTGTCCTGTGAAGAAGAACACATAATCTGTGCAGGATACAGGAAAAGACGCAtaacatctgcagcaaaaagTATGTTGGGGGAAGAAAAACCACCTGGACTGAATTCAGACAATCTCAGAACTGGGAACAACTGTGGGAGCCGCTGTTTAGCTTCACTGTTGAAATAAAAGAGCCGTGTCTGATGGAAATGCTGCTCTTTTCATGTCATTTTGGTTGATTAAGAGACACATCTGtaaatctacatttaaaaaaaacaatcatgacTTTCTTAAAATTTGAAATGGGCTATCAAttcatcatttttaatgatttgctTTCAAATGGCagtaaatttgtaaatattttttagaaaattcaaATTGTCAGTATGCAGGTGGAAATCAATTGTcagcttcaaataaaatcaccGAAGCTCACTTATGCTTTATATTCAGTCGCAGATTTTAAAATAGACATATAAAGGATTTGCTCTTAGGTGTTAGTGGTTACTTAGCAACTGtgggaaggtttttttttttcttcacacatCAACTCAAAAATTCATTCACAGCTACTGAGCAACTCAAAGAATTTACGCAAGCTTTTGTGTGGTGCCAACCCAAGCCTCCTTATCAGGCTGTGAGGGTCCAATCTCCCCTGAATGTAGCAGGCTCTCCTGTCTCCCACCAAGAAGCTGCCGCACAGAGTGTTGCTTGATTGCACAGGATGTGGGGAAAACTGGCACTCAGCTGGTGTGAGGAATTATTGGCAGATGAGACGGCGTCAGCTCTGTATGcttatagtttaaaaaaaactccaaagcAGAGCattgcatcttttttattatgtgATTTTTATATCATGTCGCTTTGTTGCTGGAGTTATTACTGCAGCTTTAGTCCATTGCATTCTCCTCTTAGCGGACATGAAAAAGGTGAAGTGCTGCATCAAGGAggtaagaaaagaagaaatacttCACCTGACCAGGTTTTCCCTGAGGTCCAGACACTTTTCTGACACGGAGCAATGATGGTCACCTTGAGTTCTCATCATTATGGCGATAGAGCAATCAGCAACTAATCTGAAAGGAATGATGACCCCTTGATCCTCGTAATCTGACGTCTCCTGGGATTGTCTGTGATTGCAGACAGTTTTCACAGTAAGTTAGCGTGCAGATTGAAAGAAATGCTTGTATTAATTACAGAGGTTACAAAGCACATCAGAACAAAGCTTCAAAGCTGCAACATTCAAATGATACCTAGGATATTTGGGAAAATACTCTGTAGACTGTTGACTTGAGACAGTTCGAACTTTTAGCAGCTGTGCAACCCATTTAATCTGCCATGAGacaatgtttgaaatgtaaacaaacatcatTCCAacagtcaaataaagtgttgatAGTGTGAAAGTCTGAGGCTGCTTTAATAATTAACTTGGTCTACTTAATAGGCTATGAAGCAAGAGAGGGATTCAAAGCACACCACCAGTTCTTCATCTGAACACattccaaaagaagaaaaaaataaatgagggttttggagtggcctagtcaaaggccaCTCTAACAACATTGAGTTAAACTAATTCTGCAATGAAGAGCGGCCTACAGTGATGTAAAAGTCTAATTATAATAAGTTGTTGCCTGGTGGTTGTTGCCATCAAGGGGTTCACAACCAGCTATTAAGCTTGTAGGAAGCATAGAGCCAGGTTCGTTAGGATAACCTTTCTCCCTTAATCAGTAAAATTGTGATTTACAGGCCTGCATAAACTaactatgtttaaaaaatgcctCTTTTTGAAAAAGCGGCATTCAAGATTGCCTTCATTGTCGCACCTTTTAAACCTATGTATTATTTATTGACATGTGAAACCCCAGAGTGACTTAAGATAGTCAGAGTTCTTAGGTGCTGAACACTGAGAATCCATTATGTGGTGTGTATCTCCACTTTCGCTTTATATTAATAGAATAGAAGGAAAAAATGCACATTGTGGGTACTTAAGATGCAGTTTAATAGTATTCAAAGAATACAGGAGTTGCTGCCAGGTCCATTGCAGCCCTGGTCATAGGCCTTTTATCTCTTCAAGGGCTGGAAAAAGAATACAAATACATTCATATTTCTTGCTTTTAAGTACATTGCACATCTGCATAAGCATCTATAAATAGTGCTAGTTAATAATGAGATGATGGCAGGAAACTGTAGCTGATAAACAGTACTTAAGGAATCAGTTTCTTACTAGCTTTTCATAGAAGAGCAGGAAAGCGGTTCGCTCCCGCCACCAGCAGACCTCTTCTCCTGTTGTCTGGCTGACATGCTCGTCATCGTACATCAGCCAAGAGTCGTCTATAATGTCCATATTCTGCCTCCTGTGAATGCCGTCGCAGATGTAATGGCCTGAAAGAAAAGGGCAAACTTTTCAGCCTCGAGAGAAAAACCTGCAAATGTGGCAGAAGACCAAAGCCTCAGATAAACACTTACCGCTGTCAGCTTTGGACCCTATGTGGCTGACGATGCTcaccaaaaaataataagtcGCTGTCTACAAAATATCAAAGTGCTTAAATAAACTTCAAGGTCATGCATCGATACATAATTTCTGCCACCTGCTCCTTAATGTGCGTCCGCATTTCAAATTTCCTTACATGTTTTGTGGCTGTGAATTCTTCTCTCACCATAAGTTCTCTCGACAGAATGATGGGCTTTCTTATCTTCTTCACTGCATTTGACCTGGTGAATTTAAAGCGCTTCAGGTGCAGGATCAGCACGCTGAGAGGATGAAGAAATAGATTAGAGATGATTAAATCtcaaactgaaatggaaaagaaagaaaaaatgctcCTCCTGGAACAGCTGGTTGGCACTGATTGCAGCGTGGTTGTGTAACCTACTTTGGAAGAGTGAGGAATGAGCTCTGCACTGATGAGTCCTTCGCTCCACAATGGCATATGTGTTCTATATGGTCCTCCTACAtaagaaaatagaaatttaCTTAAATCGCTCATAAATTAGCCAACATTTTGACATATAAAATGCAATATGTGCACGTGCCCTGAGGTACTCCTGTAGACACTGGTTCACTGATCCTCGTGGGACAAGATCCAGACTGAGGCTGACAAAGTCTTCCACTGTGTGAGTCTGATCACCGCATCTGAAACAGACAAtggacttaaaaaaacaaccgtAGTTATTTTACTTCTTTGAGACGTTACAAGTCAAAAGTGCAACTGGAGTGCATTCATACCCCATGCAGGTTCTGGTGCTCATCATCTGCAGTGCAATGTGTTCAGCGACAGGGCATTTGTAGGTCAAGCCCAAGTTTGCCGCTCTCAGATGCATTTCTTGTGACAGGGACCTCATTATGTCCAGAACACAGATGAGGAACTCGGAGGCATCCTACTCGGAAACCCAAAGAAATGGTTCAAACCATGTCTTCTGAACCAAAGCATTAAAAGATTGACACTCTGCCGGCTATTATGAATCAGTATTACACTAACTTTCTGTCCGTCATCATCAAAATTTGAATTAAACCCAGCGACGGTCTTTTTAAAGAAGGACAGAACcgcttttttctcctctttcatgTTGGAGAAGCAGGAGACTTCAGTATCCAGAATTGCTCTGGTGAGAATAGAtgtaaagagtttttttttaattgatttaaaataaatacaccatCCCTTACCCCACTGAACATCTTATTGTCACAGTAATTAACAACCAGTTTCAATTCAACTTATATCAGTGTCTAAGTATCCATCCCCCTTTGAAATTTTTCACAGCTCTCTTGTATTATAAAGCAACCTTCTATGAGTTTTAGTGCAAAGCAttgaataattgtaaaatagAAGGagaatcaaacatgttttttaaatttttctcaaataaaaatttgtaaaagtatgTCATGCAGTTATATTGAGCACCATGGTTTAGTACTTTGTGGAacaattttggtaaaattagAGCTGCAATTCTTTTGGGGGTATTTCTCCATCAGCTTGACACATCTCAAGTCTTATGTCTTTGTCCATTCTTTGTGCAACATAGCTCAGACTCAGTTAGTTGTTTATTTCCATCAATGAGCAACATCCTTGTCCCTTCTTaagaaaaacatccccataGAAAgatgctgctgccaccatgtTTGTGTCTGGGGTTATTTCGGATGATGTGCTGCATTAGATTTCACCACATATTGTGTTGCTGGTTAAAAcgtttaataataattaatttctgACCAGAGTGCAGTGGGCTTGGGACAAACTTTTAATGGGACCTTCTAAGGCTGCCTGTCTCCAGTTCTTGGAAGCCTTTAAAATAGAGTTGAATTTACAAAGACGATTTACACACTGGTGGATtattactaattaggtgacctTCAAAGGCAGCTAGTTGCTATGGATTTCATTTAGGGTTGAGTGCGAACAATGTATATATTTCCCTCAAATTCTCAATTATGTACTTGTGTTGGctcagcacaaaaaaaaccatacaATACACCGAATACACGTGGtatttgtaatgtgacaaattgtcAGAAATGttaaggggtatgaatattATTGGAAGTGTATGTACATAAATCTGCACAGTTCTCAACATTTTAGACATTTGTAATCTGTTAGCGTCTGTGATTTTCTGGACCTGAAGAGCTCGGCTTGGGGGTCAGAACTCCACACAGGTAGCTGGTTGTGCAGTTCTTGAACGAAGCATGTCAGGGTGAGAAGGCTTTGCAGGATAGAGTTAATGTAGCAAGTCAGTCCCAAGTTGGGTAaccttaaaacacaaaacaagacaaagaagCAGAGTAAGGCCGCGGAGTTCATTTTCAGCATATAGAACGGTAGTGTTAGAGGAGAGCTTTTAGTAAactttcatcatattttttgaTACTTGTGCTTATGCCTACCCAAGGCAGTCTAAATCCTCATTTGGTACAGTTTCTCTGATCCCTAAATATAGATTCAGGTTGTTGTAGCTCTTGGAGTCAGGGATAAAAGTGTTGAACTCAGGTGAGACTTGTGGCTGAATTTCATTAACCTCAGTAACCGAGACATCTGTGACGGATGCAGGGGAAGGCCCAGGCCATTTCACTTCTACGCTCTCAATTGAAGAGACTCTCTTTATTgatggagaaaaacaataaaatagttATATGCAGTAAAAACTGAACAAGCTGTAATGTTTCCTGTGTTAGTCACGCCATCTTCAATAAGTGCGATTAACAATTGGCTTTGCTAAGTATATTCTAATATAAAACGAATGTTCCTCAATAGAACCAGGTGGCACATTCACCTTTGTGTCATTCTCAGTTTCTCTTGATACCCTAGAAGGATGCGTCTTTCTCCTAAAGTCACGTTTTGGTACTTCCCTGATTTTGTCtcttcacattaaaaaaaagatataaatttaaacattagaCTATTAGAATTAGAATGTTAGACAATATgttatatataacatttatatataatatatattatacattatatataacttatataatatatattgcAATATTATATATACCGTATATAATATATAtctaaatatgtatatataattgcAAATGAAGTATTTATGTTAAACTAGACATCACTGGTGTTTTGGTATTGCAGTGTGGATGTCTCTTTCTGTGTAATTTGCAGGAGAACCACCCAGATCCTCATCTTCACTACTTTCCAGTTCCTTAGTGGATTTTGTTCTGGTgaagaaaatatacaaaaaactGAGTATGTCCAGAGACCAAGATGCAAAGTTGTCAGTTCAATCTGAGGATGATTGAAAATAACTCAACATCAattgagcattttttttcaagtttcctttaaattaattgaaacaggagaaaataaCATAAAGAGATTCATACTTTTTTTTGGCGAAGACTGATTGGACTGAATCTGGAGTGTCGTCCTCATTATAAGTAGATATAGGACTGTCAGAAGAAGGAGAAATCCAGACCCCAGAACTAACTTCTGCATCCTGTGAGTTTGTGCTGAAGCTAGTGACAAAAGGAAACATGATTCAGCATACACAGCTATAGCACCAACAGAACTacagatgattaaaaataaaacttgattgaAATTGTATTTTACCTCTTTTCTCTCACTGAGGCTGAAGAAATTGAAAACTGGACAACATCTTGTTTGAAatgggtcttttttttctttagaacaCACACATGAACTTCGTCAGACAGTGCTGAGTCTCATAACTTACAACCACTTTTGTGGGATGTATACTTATTTAACAAATTTGCTGTAGTAAACATACCTTCTTATAAGGAACACAGAGCCACCAGGAGGTTTTAGGAAATCGTGCATTTGTCTGCAAGCTAATattagcaataaaatgttaaataggTGAATATATTGGTCTGTTAAGAACAATGGGCGgtgaatttcatattttaattacaaaattgaACAAGCCAAGATGAtcataaaatgctaaaagtattttttttattaacaggaaaatgaaataacatgaaaaatcATCAGAGCGTGAGCGAGGATTGtaataatacattaaatacTACCTTTTCTGCAGAGAAGGGATTTTATGATCTCGACATACATccgtttgacattttttctgtttaaaagttgcaaaaacaaGCTTGTAACTAGGATAATCttatcttttcagaaaaaagttGCAACAAGTACAAATACATTAAGATCAATTCAAGTGTAAATCACAGGGATTTAAGTCAAATCAGCAGATAACAAACACCTGGAATCAGGTCTGTACCTTCCGTTGTTTAAAAGGGAAGCAAAACATCTTCGCACTCTGTGCTGTTGAGCAACATAATTAGTAACTCATGATCAATTCAAGCAAGTACTTCTCTATTATGCGATGTCAAAAGAGAGTTTGCAAATATCTGTTTAGACATTCATGGACTGCAGAATATTCACCACAGTGACATCATGTGGAATCTCTCCAGACcagttcaaaaataaacacatattgTCAACAGTTCCTCCTCATTTAGTCATTTAGTGGTCTTGCTTGCTTTtgtaatcaatattttattaatctgacTAAATCTATGGTGCATTTCCACTTTCATTAATGGGCATACACTGGACAAACAGAACTGGTATAATTTTGGGCTTCATTCGAATGACCAACAGTGCTGAATTTGTGTTATTCCATACTTGGATGGTTGGGATTTATAAGCACTTCATTTAGGtgaaaattggtttatttggcaGTAATTGCCTAAATAGATTACCAAGGATAATTTCAGctgttgcagatttttttgcaaaaagggCCAACGTATGCTTTTCAATATCTGCTTTTAGGTATGGAAAAGGGTAAAGGTAGCAAGTACTCGCTCTTTCAgggctaaaataataatatgaggACATACTAAAAACATCCGACTCTTATTGAGGGGGATGTAGCAGGTTTAGTGAGTCAGTCTGAATCAGTTTGGGAATTTCAATAAAAGCAATCTTGAAGCTGCTTCACTTACCAGGGtcagtaaccatggcaacataTGCAGTTTTTAGACTGCTGGGTCTAAAACACACCATTTTAGGTCATTTTGCTAATTCAGAGCTGGGCTAAATCTATATGTATTCATCCGTTGGTGGTATTACACAACACATGCTGGACAGAGCCAGCATGTTGTGCTAGTCTCATTGTTTTTGCATGAAAagttaaaggcaaaaaaaagaggacTGAAAAGAATGAGCTTGCTCAGGATTTATAAATGGATCGAATGTGAAATTGTTTCAATGGATTACAAAGCACTTAAGGAATTTTGGCCTAAATATATTTCAGAGGTACTGgtcaggtaaaaaataaatgtagatcATTGAGATTATCAGATACCTGCTCACTCAGTGTTTCCTGGACCATAATTATACATAATTAGTACCATTtattatgtgtttatatttccacataatgttaCTTTTATATGGCacttaaagatttattttctaaaatcaaaATTTCCAAAGCATTATGTGTTTCTAATGAGTTTTATTgcctgctttttcttttaaagcaccATGAATTACCCTGAACAAAgcttaaaacataaactaaaattaaataaaataaaataaatttgaattaaattaaatggagAACAGATGTTGATGTAGTAAAGTAGTGGATTCAGTTCAAAGTAAAGcaagtacatttttaatatcttcTGGGAGGAGAACAGTAGAGCATCAAATCACAACAAGCAAGcaatttaaaactgcaaaaccaaaataagcaaaatacaCTGTATTAATAGGAATAATTAATGAATGTTGATTCCTTTCGATTTGTTGCAATGAAGCAGCTATGCAAACCTTTTCTGTACTGCCATTGTAGGAGCTATTTCtccattattttcagttaaagttTAGAATGtagattatttagtttattttttttgttttgtagttgatttataattagaatgtttattttgttgtttctaaataagtTTTTGGTTAGCAATTCACTTAATTAGTTAATTGATTTCAGTTTGGGAAGTGGCTGTGTTTCACAGTATAAATACGTAGAGTTTAGATGAGTCTTGAGGCATATGGGTGGTCTTATGGTTTTTTACCTGTCTGTCATCAGTCAGTTAGCCAGTTTTATCAGTGAGAACAGGTGCAGGAGTTAGGGTAGTTTTATCCGAAGCCTGTAACTTGTTTTTAgccaaaaaactgaataaaagtaaacaaagagcTGCATTTTGACTGTTTTGACCTTTTGTTGGACTGCGTAAACCAGAACCCATGATGCACAGTATTGactgtttgagtttatttcattttgctttgatCACCTTTGAGATTTGAATTTTTTCGATTTTGGAATTAAGTTTTTGGGACAAATAGTCAATACAGCAATGTTCCTattaatttttctgaaaaatgctGATGAGGTTCTCCTTCACTTTAGATCGTCTCTCTCTGAAACAtacatgttcatttttttttttttttttttttttttttttacacctatGCAATCATAAAacgtctgtttttattattttttaactgaaaacttGTTTGTGGCCTCTAAATGCCTAGGTGTAGttattggtttgttttgcattttctcccaATTCTGGAGGAATTTGTATTCACACAttgaaagattaaaaatgttttttcgaTTTTCAGTATGTCAATCATTGTGCTTGTTTGCTGAATGATGAACACCAAATCATTGCGAAATGGCTTGATCGCTCTCCCAAAACTacctgaaattgttttttctaggtatttttttctgtaagacACTCTTCTAAACAAAATCTGCAATTATGTAGAAGTGTtcacaattgaaaaaaaaaacaaatttcacagTATGcatttaaacagcagaaattgGTTACTGTCCACCTGACTCGTGTAGAGATGTTTGTGGTCAGAAACGCATGGCAGGTATGTTTTTTGCTcctgtgtttctttaaaataatgaaaacgtTGGTCTTAGCGTGGTGTTATGCAGATTTTATATGGTTTTGGTGCCAGAGTGACGCCTGCGCGGTAATCCATCACAACTTTTACTCCAGCCGGCATTGAGAAAGTGAAGTGCTGCATGAAGGACgtgaaaaagaggaaaagttcCATCCTGGCCAGGTTTTCTCCCAGACACAGACGCTTTCCTGGGACAGAAAAATTAGAGAGGCGGTGCAGGTGTCAGTAAACAATCTTCTAATTAATAACAAACCCAAATCACTACCGAACATTCATGTCCTTCTCAGTTTCAAGcaatataaatgataaaatatactgtacatagGCAAACTTAGTGCATAATGAAAAGTGCAGTCATCAAATGGTCTTTGCAGATGCTTGAGCAGCAATTAAGTATCTCAATAAAGGGTTGGGCAAACATGTTTTGACAACCTCACAGTTGTGctgtaatttttccatttttaggtgATGGGGAATAGTTTTCTATGAATTGTAGAGAGTTTAGGAATAAACTGAACCCTGGTTTAAACATCTTCACAACTTTAACCTGTATTCATTGTCTTCACAATACTGGCCcttttttgcatatatttttacTAGAGGGTATCCCAGtaaaaggggctgaatacaaatgcacaccacttTTGACATTTCTACATTTCAATGTGactacaaaacaacaaatatgtttCTACCCATTTTACAATAATATGCCATGTTTGTCAATCTGCAATTATATAGgaattccaataaaaacattgaggtttgtggttgtaatgtaaaaaaaagataataaggTATGAAACACAATGTATGGCTGTTTAGATTCCTTACCAGCAGAGAAAGGgatgaaagatgttttttttgcaaacttgCCCTTCTCATTCAGGAAGTGTGACGGGTTAAAGGTGAAAGGTGTTTCCCATTCTTTCCTATCAAACAGCACTGAAGCTATATTTGGGATTATCAGCACTTCCTGGTGAATATGAAATAAAGTGTTTAACTACAATAAAAAGGTTGTAACATAAAATTTCACTACAGTCTTTTGGGAAGTCACCTTTGGGATGGTGTAACCTCCTAGCTGGACTTCTTTGTTGGTAGAGTGTGGCAAGGCAAGAGGGGTTATGT
It encodes:
- the LOC114151192 gene encoding ubiquitin carboxyl-terminal hydrolase 37-like isoform X2 codes for the protein MFCFPFKQRKKKCQTDVCRDHKIPSLQKSLQTNARFPKTSWWLCVPYKKKKKTHFKQDVVQFSISSASVREKSFSTNSQDAEVSSGVWISPSSDSPISTYNEDDTPDSVQSVFAKKKTKSTKELESSEDEDLGGSPANYTERDIHTAIPKHQDKIREVPKRDFRRKTHPSRVSRETENDTKRVSSIESVEVKWPGPSPASVTDVSVTEVNEIQPQVSPEFNTFIPDSKSYNNLNLYLGIRETVPNEDLDCLGLPNLGLTCYINSILQSLLTLTCFVQELHNQLPVWSSDPQAELFRAILDTEVSCFSNMKEEKKAVLSFFKKTVAGFNSNFDDDGQKDASEFLICVLDIMRSLSQEMHLRAANLGLTYKCPVAEHIALQMMSTRTCMGCGDQTHTVEDFVSLSLDLVPRGSVNQCLQEYLREDHIEHICHCGAKDSSVQSSFLTLPNVLILHLKRFKFTRSNAVKKIRKPIILSRELMTATYYFLVSIVSHIGSKADSGHYICDGIHRRQNMDIIDDSWLMYDDEHVSQTTGEEVCWWRERTAFLLFYEKLPLKR
- the LOC114151192 gene encoding ubiquitin carboxyl-terminal hydrolase 37-like isoform X1, yielding MFCFPFKQRKKKCQTDVCRDHKIPSLQKSLQTNARFPKTSWWLCVPYKKKKKTHFKQDVVQFSISSASVREKSFSTNSQDAEVSSGVWISPSSDSPISTYNEDDTPDSVQSVFAKKKTKSTKELESSEDEDLGGSPANYTERDIHTAIPKHQDKIREVPKRDFRRKTHPSRVSRETENDTKRVSSIESVEVKWPGPSPASVTDVSVTEVNEIQPQVSPEFNTFIPDSKSYNNLNLYLGIRETVPNEDLDCLGLPNLGLTCYINSILQSLLTLTCFVQELHNQLPVWSSDPQAELFRAILDTEVSCFSNMKEEKKAVLSFFKKTVAGFNSNFDDDGQKDASEFLICVLDIMRSLSQEMHLRAANLGLTYKCPVAEHIALQMMSTRTCMGCGDQTHTVEDFVSLSLDLVPRGSVNQCLQEYLREDHIEHICHCGAKDSSVQSSFLTLPNVLILHLKRFKFTRSNAVKKIRKPIILSRELMVREEFTATKHTATYYFLVSIVSHIGSKADSGHYICDGIHRRQNMDIIDDSWLMYDDEHVSQTTGEEVCWWRERTAFLLFYEKLPLKR